GCCGCCCAATGGGCGACGCGTTGGCGTGACCCGCCACGTCGTGCCGCTCGTTGGGCGACGGCTAAACGTCGCTTCGCTTCCTTCTCACGTATTGATCCCACCATGTGCGGAATCGCCGGCCACATCCCGACCGCGTACGACTCGGCGAAGCCCGTCGATAACGCGCCGCGCATTACGCGCATGCTCGACGCCCTCGCCCACCGCGGCCCCGACGGCCGGGGCTTGCACATCGACCCCGATACCGGCGTCGCGTTGGGGCATGTCCGGCTGTCCATCATCGACCTCACCGACGACGGCGCGCAGCCGATGTTCAACGAGGATCGGACCATCGCCATCACCTACAACGGTGAGGTCTACAACTACCCCGCGCTGCGCGACGAACTGGTCGCGCTGGGCCACGCCTTCAAGAGCCACACCGACACCGAGGTCCTGGTCCACGGCTACGAGCAGTGGGGGATTGCCGGGCTGCTCGACCGCCTGCGCGGGATGTTCGCCTTTGCGATCTACGACAAGCCCAAAGGCCTCATCCACCTCGCGCGCGCGACCCGGCGGGGATCAAGCCGTTGTTTATCCGGCGCAGCGCCACCGGCGTTACGTTCGCGTCCGAGCCCAAAGCGATCGAGGCGTTTGACGCCGGCCCGCTGGCGATCTCGCGCACGATGCTGGCCGAGTCGCTGAACCACATGGCCGTGCCCAGCCCGAACACGGTGTACGCCGAGGTCAAGCAGCTCGCCCCCGGGACGTTTCGGACGATCAAGCTCGACGGCAATAGCGACACCACACACACGCACTGGCAGTGGTCGCCCCGCGCGACGATCACCGACATCGACGCCGCGAAGACGCAGGTGTGGGAAGCGATCGTACGCAGCGTCGAACGCCACCTGATCGCGGACGTGCCGGTCGGTGTGTTCCTCAGCGCCGGGCTGGACAGTTCGCTGATCGCGGTGGCCTGCGCGGAGCTGGGGGTGAAGCCGACGTGCCTGACGCTGGCGATCGACGACCCGAGGTATGACGAGTCGCCGATCGCGGCCGACCTTTGCAGGCGGTACGGCTTTGACCACTGGGTCCACCGCATGGGCGTCGACGCGAGCCGGCGGTGGAACGACCAGATCGGCGGGATCTACGACGAGCCCTTCGCCGCCAGCGCCGCGCTGACCGCGCTCGAGGTCTGCGCCGTCGCGGCCGAGCGCTTCAAGGTCATGCTCTCGGGCGACGGCGGCGACGAGGTCTTCGGCGGGTACAGTTGGTACAGCGAATGGCTCGACACCTACGGCGAGGACGGCCGGGGCTTCACCCCGCTGCGCCGGCTGGGCAACACCCTGCGCTCGCTCGCCGGGCGACGCACCACACCGACCGACCCCGTCGCGGGCTACGCGCAGCGCGTCGGCGCACTCACCGATCGCGAAGTCCACGCGCTCTT
The sequence above is a segment of the Phycisphaeraceae bacterium D3-23 genome. Coding sequences within it:
- a CDS encoding asparagine synthetase B family protein translates to MFIRRSATGVTFASEPKAIEAFDAGPLAISRTMLAESLNHMAVPSPNTVYAEVKQLAPGTFRTIKLDGNSDTTHTHWQWSPRATITDIDAAKTQVWEAIVRSVERHLIADVPVGVFLSAGLDSSLIAVACAELGVKPTCLTLAIDDPRYDESPIAADLCRRYGFDHWVHRMGVDASRRWNDQIGGIYDEPFAASAALTALEVCAVAAERFKVMLSGDGGDEVFGGYSWYSEWLDTYGEDGRGFTPLRRLGNTLRSLAGRRTTPTDPVAGYAQRVGALTDREVHALFAPGVALRPARAAYDDIDRFIQSQHLIGFDRMQAMDMAVFLPDVCLTKMDRASMHHSLEVRVPLLDRDLVELVGTIDPDIRNPARTRKGLLKQVAADKLPGSVLNKPKQGFSVKTRKWFPQDQIVAEVQRDMREGDWWRPVFHPRVDRGVMRLRGRTVWRFWQTWRWVRQRVYEGGAVLQD